Proteins from a genomic interval of Rhodococcoides fascians A25f:
- a CDS encoding energy-coupling factor transporter transmembrane component T family protein: MTTVVLRQVPRLSPIHRLWAGTKLVVVLLLSVTLVVAPTWPALGIVFGLLVIAAIVAHVPITALPRPPWWIWALFGVGALINLPIGSAAVLVYLRATLFVFVLLGASMMIGWTTSMSDIAPAVSKLGAPLKKLKLPVDEWAIAVALSLRSLPLLIEEMRTLNAARRLRPKPVVNSASDNSLVDIVTTVMSVAIRRADEMGTAITARGGTGMITATDSRFKASDALTLAVVTVACAAAIAISFLWG; the protein is encoded by the coding sequence GTGACCACCGTCGTACTGCGTCAGGTCCCCCGACTCTCGCCGATCCATCGGCTGTGGGCCGGCACCAAACTCGTCGTCGTCCTGCTCCTCAGTGTCACTCTCGTGGTGGCACCGACGTGGCCCGCGCTCGGAATCGTGTTCGGACTGTTGGTGATCGCCGCTATCGTTGCGCACGTTCCGATCACGGCGCTGCCGCGTCCACCGTGGTGGATCTGGGCATTGTTCGGCGTCGGAGCCTTGATCAATCTGCCGATCGGCAGCGCAGCAGTGCTGGTGTACCTGCGCGCGACGCTCTTCGTCTTCGTGCTGCTCGGTGCCTCGATGATGATCGGCTGGACCACCTCGATGAGTGACATAGCCCCGGCCGTCTCGAAACTCGGCGCACCCCTGAAGAAGCTGAAACTGCCGGTCGACGAGTGGGCGATCGCCGTGGCGTTGAGCCTGCGATCGCTTCCGCTGTTGATCGAAGAGATGCGAACCCTCAACGCGGCCCGACGCCTTCGCCCCAAGCCCGTTGTCAACAGTGCCTCGGACAATTCGCTGGTCGACATCGTCACGACGGTCATGTCGGTGGCCATCCGACGGGCCGACGAGATGGGTACGGCCATCACCGCGCGCGGCGGCACCGGGATGATCACCGCCACCGACTCTCGCTTCAAGGCCTCGGACGCGCTGACACTGGCCGTGGTGACAGTGGCCTGCGCCGCAGCCATCGCCATCAGCTTCCTGTGGGGCTGA
- a CDS encoding VWA domain-containing protein, which translates to MTWGAAALAVVVVAAGGWFGVQAVRASGADSCDSLDTVSLAVDASIAEPVQQIVSRADEFDRGCVNFDVRSERPTDTATEIAGTENRPDLWIPDSTLWLLKTLRSTGALPELAKTSVANTLPVLVSKSDAVPVTDTWLSVLQLPGQRIGDPLTSSASNAAILGALAESEVAISDAKAVSAALVPMAQDFGRIADAPHDTPDLVAQVAAEGGTSVATEQALLAYEADNPGAALTESVPPTGSYFLNYPLAVTAPAGPDYDRVKEAGAALASVLATQSATDTLVAAGFRTASGTPLPDGKGVGSVASLEIKNPLSIETTLRDWAVLALPLRTLVVEDVSGSMAAKSGDSTRIALTVDASVGANDLFSDQTQMGLWAFSIGLGGGKQDYRELVPLGPVSNTVDGKPQRQAILDSIRGLPALVGGGTGLYDTTLAAFRRVKEGYDPNYVNSVIILTDGSNDDEGSIGLDQLLDTLQKEQDPVRPIVIITVGVTSDADPVALQQISAVTGGTSYIAEDPRDIPDVFVKALNSRTERLAGE; encoded by the coding sequence GTGACCTGGGGCGCAGCTGCGCTCGCGGTAGTCGTGGTCGCGGCGGGCGGCTGGTTCGGCGTCCAGGCCGTCCGTGCATCCGGTGCGGATTCCTGCGATTCCCTCGACACCGTCTCGCTCGCGGTTGACGCCTCCATCGCCGAGCCGGTGCAGCAGATCGTCTCTCGGGCCGACGAGTTCGATCGTGGGTGCGTGAACTTCGATGTCCGCTCCGAGCGTCCCACCGACACCGCGACGGAGATCGCGGGCACCGAGAACCGCCCGGACCTGTGGATCCCGGATTCGACGCTGTGGCTGCTCAAGACCCTGCGCTCGACCGGTGCTCTGCCCGAGCTGGCCAAGACGTCCGTCGCGAACACGCTGCCCGTTCTGGTGTCGAAATCCGATGCGGTGCCGGTCACCGATACGTGGCTCAGCGTGTTGCAACTTCCCGGGCAACGCATCGGTGATCCTCTCACCAGCAGTGCGTCGAACGCGGCCATTCTCGGCGCGCTTGCCGAATCCGAGGTCGCGATCTCGGATGCCAAGGCCGTGTCCGCAGCGTTGGTACCCATGGCGCAGGACTTCGGACGGATTGCCGACGCGCCCCACGACACCCCGGATCTCGTGGCCCAGGTGGCCGCCGAGGGTGGCACCAGCGTGGCTACCGAACAGGCGTTGCTCGCCTACGAGGCGGACAACCCGGGCGCGGCGCTCACCGAGTCGGTTCCGCCGACCGGCAGCTACTTCCTCAACTATCCGTTGGCGGTGACCGCTCCGGCCGGGCCCGACTACGACCGTGTCAAGGAAGCCGGAGCGGCATTGGCCTCGGTCCTGGCCACCCAGTCGGCCACCGACACGCTTGTCGCGGCCGGCTTCCGTACCGCGAGCGGCACCCCACTGCCCGACGGCAAGGGTGTCGGATCCGTTGCCTCGCTGGAGATCAAGAACCCCCTGTCCATCGAGACGACACTGCGAGATTGGGCCGTACTCGCGCTGCCGTTGCGCACCCTCGTCGTCGAGGACGTCTCCGGTTCGATGGCCGCGAAATCGGGTGACTCGACTCGTATCGCGTTGACTGTCGATGCATCGGTCGGTGCCAACGATCTGTTCAGTGACCAGACCCAGATGGGTCTGTGGGCTTTCTCGATCGGACTCGGTGGTGGGAAACAGGATTATCGAGAACTGGTGCCGCTCGGTCCGGTGAGCAACACGGTCGACGGTAAGCCGCAGCGCCAGGCGATCCTCGACTCCATTCGTGGTCTACCTGCTCTGGTCGGAGGCGGAACCGGGCTGTACGACACCACTCTGGCCGCATTCCGCCGGGTCAAGGAGGGCTACGACCCGAACTACGTCAACAGCGTCATCATCTTGACCGACGGGTCCAACGACGACGAGGGCAGCATCGGTCTCGACCAGTTGCTCGACACGTTGCAGAAGGAACAGGATCCGGTGCGCCCCATCGTTATCATCACGGTAGGCGTCACCAGCGATGCAGACCCCGTTGCACTGCAACAGATTTCAGCGGTCACGGGTGGTACGAGCTACATCGCCGAGGATCCGCGAGACATCCCCGATGTGTTCGTGAAGGCGTTGAACTCTCGCACCGAGCGCCTCGCGGGCGAATAG
- a CDS encoding substrate-binding domain-containing protein: protein MPGRHSASSSTTSSRGLVKYGVIAVALLVVVAGGVVVAQKAFGSECGDPASYSLAADPAIAPVLQKIVDGTSAEDLECARIDVTASESGQVSAAVAKGADVPSLWIPDSSLWVGKTVRSTASLIDLASQSVASTPAVLAARKDEVPFFDTWLTALKLEGLRIGNPLTNTMSDAAILGAVAEAGSDEKALDSVSAALVPIAQAQAATRGEADPNARLDDVVADGGVAVVSEQTFLQYQIDNDNNLGATVPPTGSIFLNFPLAVTEPAGDRHEAAKSVGTALAAAIESEQGQQALSEDGFRSADNAPLRSADNAVLDSDRGIGEVTPLTIADQQAAESTLKQYQVLALPSRALVMEDVSGSMNYSAGANTRIAMTVQASETGNRLFPDNASMGLWAFSIGLGGGSQDYKELAPIRRMDEKVGNTTQREVLLQQTRTLPSLVGGGTGLYDTTLAAFRTVQEGYDPDAVNSVIILTDGTNEDPDSISLDELLSTLRAEQDPSKPVVIVTIGITDDADAGVLQQISAATGGSSFVARNPAEIPNVFVNALRSRSGR from the coding sequence ATGCCCGGTAGGCACAGTGCTTCGTCGTCCACGACGAGCAGTAGGGGACTGGTGAAGTACGGCGTGATTGCCGTTGCCCTCCTCGTCGTGGTCGCAGGCGGCGTGGTCGTTGCACAGAAGGCCTTCGGTTCCGAATGCGGCGACCCCGCGTCCTACTCGTTGGCCGCGGACCCCGCGATCGCGCCGGTGCTGCAGAAGATCGTCGACGGCACGTCCGCAGAGGATCTGGAGTGCGCTCGGATCGACGTGACCGCGAGCGAATCGGGTCAGGTCTCGGCCGCGGTGGCCAAGGGTGCCGATGTTCCCTCTCTCTGGATTCCGGATTCGTCGCTGTGGGTCGGCAAGACCGTCCGGTCCACCGCGTCGCTGATCGACCTCGCGAGTCAGTCGGTGGCCAGTACCCCGGCGGTGCTCGCTGCCCGCAAGGACGAGGTGCCTTTCTTCGACACGTGGCTCACTGCCTTGAAACTCGAAGGCCTGCGTATCGGAAACCCGTTGACCAACACCATGTCCGACGCGGCGATCCTGGGCGCGGTGGCCGAGGCCGGATCGGACGAGAAGGCCCTCGACTCGGTCTCGGCGGCGCTCGTGCCCATCGCACAGGCTCAGGCCGCGACCCGCGGTGAGGCCGATCCGAATGCTCGTCTGGACGACGTGGTCGCCGACGGCGGAGTTGCCGTGGTCTCGGAGCAGACCTTCCTGCAGTACCAGATCGACAACGACAACAATCTCGGTGCGACGGTACCGCCGACGGGCAGCATCTTCCTGAACTTTCCGTTGGCCGTGACCGAGCCTGCAGGCGACCGACACGAGGCCGCGAAGTCCGTCGGCACGGCTCTGGCGGCGGCCATCGAATCCGAGCAAGGCCAACAGGCGTTGTCCGAGGACGGGTTCCGCTCCGCGGACAATGCACCCCTGCGCTCCGCGGACAATGCAGTGTTGGATTCCGATCGTGGGATCGGGGAGGTGACGCCCCTGACGATTGCCGATCAGCAGGCCGCCGAGTCGACGCTGAAGCAGTATCAGGTGCTGGCGCTTCCCTCGCGGGCATTGGTGATGGAAGACGTCTCCGGATCGATGAACTACAGCGCCGGTGCGAACACGCGCATCGCCATGACGGTGCAGGCCAGCGAGACCGGCAATCGCCTGTTCCCCGACAACGCGTCGATGGGATTGTGGGCATTTTCGATCGGACTCGGCGGCGGCAGCCAGGACTACAAAGAGCTGGCACCGATCCGGCGCATGGACGAGAAGGTCGGCAACACCACTCAGCGCGAGGTGCTGCTGCAGCAGACTCGAACCCTTCCTTCGCTGGTCGGGGGCGGTACTGGCCTCTACGACACCACGTTGGCAGCGTTCCGTACCGTGCAGGAGGGATACGACCCCGATGCCGTGAACAGTGTCATCATCCTCACCGACGGCACCAACGAGGATCCGGACAGCATCTCGCTCGACGAGCTGTTGTCGACTCTGCGCGCCGAGCAGGACCCGTCCAAGCCGGTCGTCATCGTCACCATCGGCATCACCGACGACGCCGATGCCGGTGTGCTGCAGCAAATTTCGGCTGCTACCGGTGGTTCGAGCTTCGTTGCGCGAAATCCGGCCGAAATCCCGAATGTCTTCGTGAATGCGCTGAGGAGCCGTTCCGGTCGGTGA
- a CDS encoding type II toxin-antitoxin system Rv0910 family toxin has protein sequence MAKLKVSLDVPLTPEQTWEHASDLSGYEQWLSIHEAWRGELPEQLAVGTTLDSIASVKGMRNRVSWKIESYDPPKKLELKGNGKGGVKIGLNMSVKSKGDGSEITIDINLGGAPLFGPIGSGVARALKGDIENSLKTFVKIYA, from the coding sequence GTGGCCAAGCTGAAGGTTTCCCTCGACGTCCCACTGACCCCCGAGCAGACGTGGGAGCACGCGTCCGATCTGTCCGGGTACGAGCAGTGGCTCTCCATCCACGAGGCGTGGCGGGGGGAGCTGCCCGAGCAGCTTGCCGTCGGCACCACCCTCGACTCGATCGCCAGCGTGAAGGGTATGCGCAACCGGGTGTCCTGGAAGATCGAGTCCTACGATCCACCCAAGAAGCTCGAGCTCAAGGGCAACGGCAAGGGCGGTGTCAAGATCGGATTGAACATGTCCGTGAAATCCAAGGGCGACGGTTCCGAGATCACCATCGACATCAATCTGGGCGGCGCACCGCTGTTCGGTCCGATCGGTTCCGGCGTGGCCCGTGCACTCAAGGGCGACATCGAGAACTCGTTGAAGACGTTCGTCAAGATCTACGCCTGA
- a CDS encoding solute symporter family protein, which produces MILAQAASTTVGEPLVNIAIFGAFVIITMAVVIRASKKNATSAEFFTAGGGFSGPQNGVAIAGDYLSAASFLGIAGAIAVYGYDGFLYSIGFLVAWLVALLLVAELLRNTGKFTMADVLSFRLKQGPVRTAAALSTLTVSLFYLLAQMAGAGGLVALLLDISDRTGQSIVIAIVGVLMIAYVLIGGMKGTTWVQIIKAVLLIAGAAFMTVLVLAKFGLNFSELLGSAQAMVSSSASDAVAARDVIEPGAQYGGSATSKINFLSLGIALVLGTAGLPHVLMRFYTVPTAKEARRSVVWAIALIGAFYLFTLVLGYGAAAIVGPDRILASAGGQNSAAPLLAFELGGVILLGVISAVAFATILAVVAGLTITASASFAHDIYASVIKKGKVDDKKQVKVSRITAVVIGILAIGLGILANGQNIAFLVALAFAVAAAANLPTILYSLFWRRFTTTGALFSMYGGLISTIVLIVFSPAVSGSPTSMIPGSDFAWFPLSNPGIVSIPLAFILGIVGTLISKDTENTDKQAEMEVRSLTGIGAEKASAH; this is translated from the coding sequence ATGATCCTCGCGCAAGCAGCAAGCACCACCGTCGGCGAACCACTCGTCAACATCGCGATCTTCGGCGCGTTCGTCATCATCACGATGGCCGTCGTCATTCGCGCATCGAAGAAGAACGCGACCTCTGCGGAGTTCTTCACCGCAGGTGGCGGATTCTCCGGGCCGCAGAACGGCGTCGCCATCGCCGGCGACTACCTCTCGGCGGCAAGCTTTCTCGGTATCGCCGGTGCCATCGCGGTCTACGGCTACGACGGCTTCCTGTACTCCATCGGCTTCCTCGTCGCCTGGCTCGTCGCCCTGCTTCTGGTTGCCGAGTTGCTCAGGAACACCGGCAAATTCACCATGGCAGACGTGCTGAGCTTCCGGCTGAAGCAAGGCCCGGTCCGCACCGCGGCCGCGTTGTCCACCCTGACCGTCTCGCTGTTCTACCTGCTCGCCCAGATGGCAGGTGCCGGCGGACTCGTCGCACTGTTGCTCGACATCTCCGACCGCACCGGGCAGTCCATCGTCATCGCCATCGTCGGTGTGCTGATGATCGCGTACGTCCTCATCGGCGGCATGAAGGGCACCACCTGGGTGCAGATCATCAAGGCCGTTCTGCTCATCGCCGGTGCCGCATTCATGACCGTGCTCGTGCTTGCCAAGTTCGGCCTGAACTTCTCCGAGCTGCTCGGTAGCGCACAGGCCATGGTGTCCTCGTCGGCCAGCGACGCCGTCGCAGCGCGCGATGTCATCGAGCCCGGTGCTCAGTACGGCGGCAGTGCCACCTCCAAGATCAACTTCCTCTCGCTCGGTATCGCACTCGTGCTCGGCACTGCAGGTCTGCCGCACGTGCTGATGCGCTTCTACACGGTGCCCACCGCCAAGGAAGCTCGTCGCAGCGTCGTGTGGGCCATCGCGCTCATCGGTGCGTTCTACCTGTTCACCCTGGTGCTCGGCTACGGCGCCGCGGCGATCGTCGGACCCGACCGCATCCTGGCCTCGGCCGGCGGTCAGAACTCCGCGGCTCCGCTGTTGGCGTTCGAGCTCGGCGGCGTCATTCTGCTCGGCGTCATCTCGGCGGTCGCCTTCGCGACCATCCTCGCCGTGGTCGCCGGTCTGACGATCACCGCGTCGGCGTCGTTCGCTCACGACATCTATGCGAGCGTCATCAAGAAGGGCAAGGTCGACGACAAGAAGCAGGTCAAGGTCTCGCGCATCACGGCCGTCGTCATCGGCATCCTGGCCATCGGCCTCGGCATCCTCGCCAACGGGCAGAACATCGCCTTCCTGGTGGCACTCGCGTTCGCCGTCGCGGCGGCCGCGAACCTGCCGACCATCCTGTACTCGCTGTTCTGGCGTCGCTTCACCACCACCGGCGCACTGTTCAGCATGTACGGAGGCCTGATCTCGACGATCGTGCTGATCGTCTTCTCCCCGGCCGTCTCCGGATCGCCGACGTCGATGATTCCCGGCTCGGACTTCGCCTGGTTCCCGCTCTCCAACCCGGGCATCGTGTCGATCCCGCTGGCATTCATCCTCGGCATCGTCGGAACACTGATCTCGAAGGACACCGAGAACACCGACAAGCAGGCCGAAATGGAGGTTCGCTCCCTCACCGGCATCGGTGCGGAGAAGGCCAGCGCGCACTAG
- a CDS encoding DUF485 domain-containing protein: MQASPEFQELRRRLRSFVFPMAGFFLVWYVIYVLLSTYAVDFMSTKVWGNINVGLLLGLGQFVTTFAITGIYVKFANRELDPRAAALRAEMEASQGAKR; encoded by the coding sequence ATGCAGGCCAGTCCCGAGTTCCAGGAACTCCGACGTCGCCTGCGTAGCTTCGTGTTCCCGATGGCCGGGTTCTTCCTGGTCTGGTACGTCATCTACGTGCTGCTGAGCACTTACGCCGTCGACTTCATGTCGACCAAGGTGTGGGGCAACATCAATGTCGGCCTACTGCTCGGCCTCGGCCAGTTCGTCACGACGTTCGCCATCACCGGCATCTACGTGAAGTTCGCCAACCGTGAACTCGATCCTCGCGCCGCAGCCTTGCGCGCCGAGATGGAAGCCTCCCAGGGAGCGAAGCGATGA
- a CDS encoding sodium/solute symporter gives MNQSIPVATVIALLLAAAATVGIGVYGVRLARTTSDFLVASRSVGPRWNAAAISGEYLSAASFLGVAGLIAKYGADALWYPVGFTAGYLGLLLFVAAPLRRSGAYTVPDFVEFRLGAPWLRTVAMLVVVVICALYLVPQFQGAGLTLNILLGVPGWVGALAVGLIVIANVVGGGMRSITFVQAFQYWLKLTAIAIPALVLAVHFYSDDRSVGSPAPPTVSEQTVVDITTDVLVQVDSPIVVSVAGTLDGGSVDGRVRLEAGEHELGSGTVLTLDAGSPVPVVAGAPTTDRAWAMPGGGLGGAHPLYQVYSLILATFLGTLGLPHVLVRFYTNPDGRAARLTSLTVLALLGMFYLFPTVLGVFARLYVPQLLITGASDAAVLLLPGSVLSGIPGQLLAALVAAGAIAAFLSTSSGLLVSIAGVLSTDVLSGKVRDFRVAAILAGAVPLALSIGVVSLDLSRTVGLVFAVAASTLCPLLVLGIWWRGLTAAGAATGLFLGGGISLVAASISVVTPISDGVLGGWAAAILGYPAAVSVPVAFAAMIVVSLATRKTVPSDISRIFARLHLPEGLDMGKDREREL, from the coding sequence GTGAACCAGTCCATTCCCGTCGCAACGGTGATCGCGCTGCTCCTGGCAGCTGCGGCCACCGTGGGCATCGGCGTCTACGGAGTTCGGTTGGCCCGCACCACCTCGGACTTTCTGGTGGCCTCGCGTTCGGTCGGGCCGCGGTGGAACGCCGCGGCCATCAGTGGTGAATATCTTTCTGCTGCATCGTTTCTCGGTGTCGCCGGTCTCATAGCCAAATACGGTGCCGATGCGCTGTGGTATCCCGTGGGCTTCACCGCGGGTTACCTGGGTCTACTGCTGTTCGTCGCCGCGCCCCTGCGCCGGAGTGGCGCGTACACGGTGCCGGATTTCGTCGAGTTCCGGCTCGGTGCACCATGGTTGCGCACCGTGGCCATGTTGGTGGTGGTGGTCATCTGCGCGCTGTATCTGGTGCCGCAGTTCCAGGGCGCGGGCCTGACCCTGAACATCCTCCTCGGAGTACCGGGCTGGGTCGGGGCCCTGGCTGTCGGGCTCATCGTCATCGCCAACGTCGTCGGCGGCGGAATGCGCTCGATCACCTTCGTGCAGGCGTTCCAGTACTGGCTCAAGCTCACCGCGATCGCGATCCCGGCACTGGTGTTGGCGGTGCACTTCTATTCGGACGACCGCAGCGTCGGCAGCCCGGCCCCACCGACCGTGTCCGAGCAGACCGTGGTCGACATCACCACCGATGTTCTCGTACAGGTGGACTCACCGATCGTCGTATCCGTGGCCGGCACCCTCGATGGAGGGAGCGTCGACGGCCGAGTGCGTCTCGAGGCAGGCGAACACGAACTGGGATCGGGCACTGTGCTCACGTTGGACGCAGGCTCGCCCGTCCCGGTGGTGGCGGGAGCGCCGACCACCGACAGGGCATGGGCGATGCCCGGCGGGGGACTGGGCGGCGCGCATCCGCTGTATCAGGTGTATTCGCTGATCCTGGCCACGTTCCTCGGAACCCTCGGACTGCCGCACGTGCTGGTGCGGTTCTACACCAACCCGGACGGCCGAGCCGCGCGACTCACCTCGTTGACCGTCCTGGCGTTGCTCGGCATGTTCTACCTGTTCCCGACGGTGCTCGGCGTCTTCGCTCGCCTGTACGTACCGCAACTGCTCATCACCGGGGCATCGGACGCCGCGGTACTGCTGTTGCCCGGCTCCGTGCTGTCCGGAATTCCAGGGCAGCTGCTCGCCGCTCTCGTGGCCGCCGGTGCCATTGCGGCGTTCCTCTCGACCTCGTCCGGTCTGCTGGTCAGCATCGCCGGAGTGTTGAGTACCGATGTGCTCTCGGGCAAAGTGCGAGACTTCCGCGTCGCCGCGATACTCGCCGGCGCTGTACCGCTCGCCCTGTCGATCGGCGTTGTCTCACTCGACCTCTCACGCACCGTCGGGCTCGTGTTCGCAGTCGCGGCGTCCACCCTGTGCCCATTGCTCGTACTCGGAATCTGGTGGCGCGGACTGACTGCAGCAGGAGCAGCAACCGGGCTGTTCCTCGGCGGTGGGATCTCCCTCGTGGCCGCGTCGATCTCCGTCGTCACCCCCATCTCCGACGGCGTCCTCGGCGGTTGGGCGGCAGCGATACTCGGCTACCCGGCCGCAGTCAGCGTTCCCGTCGCCTTCGCCGCGATGATCGTCGTCAGCCTCGCCACCCGAAAAACGGTGCCGTCGGACATCTCCCGTATCTTCGCCCGACTGCACCTGCCCGAGGGCCTCGACATGGGCAAAGACCGAGAGCGCGAACTGTAA
- a CDS encoding LytR/AlgR family response regulator transcription factor: protein MTQAGTSSGRGLVVLAVDDERPALDELAFLLREQDAVSEVFTAQDATTALRQLQQTSAQPVVDAVFLDINMPGLDGLELAGILSAFARPPAVVFVTAHDDRALAAYDLGAVDYLLKPLREDRLAEAVRRVLVARRRPAQAADTSADEVIPVELGGTTTLVHRSSVAWVEADGDYARLHTGTGSHLVRIPISALESRWADAGFLRVHRSYLVSLRLVTGIRSVGSGLVVCLRGSGDLAACELPVSRRHARELKDRLVRGPLQSWSSR, encoded by the coding sequence ATGACGCAGGCCGGAACCTCGAGCGGACGCGGATTGGTCGTGCTCGCGGTGGACGACGAGCGCCCCGCGCTGGACGAGCTCGCCTTCCTGCTACGCGAGCAGGACGCCGTCTCCGAGGTGTTCACCGCGCAGGACGCGACCACCGCGCTACGGCAGCTCCAACAGACCTCCGCGCAACCGGTTGTCGATGCCGTGTTCCTCGACATCAACATGCCCGGCCTCGACGGACTCGAACTGGCCGGCATCCTGTCGGCCTTCGCGCGGCCACCCGCCGTCGTGTTCGTCACCGCCCACGACGATCGGGCACTCGCCGCATACGATCTGGGTGCCGTGGACTATCTGCTCAAGCCACTGCGCGAGGATCGGCTCGCCGAGGCCGTTCGACGCGTCCTGGTTGCCCGCCGTCGACCGGCGCAGGCCGCCGACACCTCCGCCGACGAGGTGATTCCGGTCGAACTCGGCGGAACCACCACGTTGGTGCACCGGTCCTCGGTTGCCTGGGTCGAGGCCGACGGTGACTACGCCAGATTGCATACCGGTACCGGCTCTCACCTCGTGCGGATACCGATCTCGGCACTCGAAAGTCGCTGGGCCGATGCAGGATTCCTGCGGGTGCACCGTTCCTATCTGGTCTCGCTGCGACTGGTGACGGGAATCCGCAGCGTCGGTTCGGGTTTGGTGGTGTGCTTGCGGGGCAGCGGCGATCTGGCCGCCTGCGAGTTGCCGGTGAGCCGCAGGCACGCCAGGGAGCTCAAGGACAGACTGGTCCGCGGGCCGCTGCAATCGTGGTCGTCGCGATGA
- a CDS encoding sensor histidine kinase: MTAALAWLAVIVALIVTVIAVISLRGRRDLTTPAERAVHSTLHTASLAAKPLRDGLDARSASAAAPHLRVLTGADALGICDPDGSLLAWDGPWDELTPAFVEAAKRAVDGQRRVLVRLPLGSIHPVKALVAQPLVVDDSPVVGVLGAAMVDEPGPGVLGAIAEVARYACGQIELAELDASRARLDRAEVRALRAQISPHFIYNALGTIASFVRTDPDRARELVLEFADFTRYSFRNAGEFTVLADELRNIDRYLTLERARFGDSLQVSLQVAPEVLGVALPFLALQPLVENAVRHGLSGKADGGRVTIIAADEGTDAVISIEDDGVGMDPEVLRSGSLHTEDAAHVGLANVDDRLRAAFGNDYGLVVDTAPGAGTKVSMRVPKFRPGVRA, from the coding sequence ATGACGGCTGCCCTGGCCTGGCTGGCGGTGATCGTGGCGCTGATCGTCACGGTGATCGCAGTCATCAGCCTGCGTGGTCGACGCGATCTGACCACACCGGCCGAACGAGCCGTGCACTCCACCCTGCACACCGCATCCCTGGCAGCCAAGCCGCTGCGTGACGGTCTCGACGCCCGCTCGGCATCGGCCGCCGCGCCGCATCTGCGGGTACTGACCGGGGCGGACGCGCTCGGTATCTGCGATCCCGACGGTTCCCTGCTGGCCTGGGACGGTCCGTGGGACGAGCTGACACCGGCATTCGTGGAGGCGGCGAAGCGAGCCGTGGACGGTCAGCGGCGAGTGCTGGTGCGCCTGCCGCTCGGTTCGATCCACCCGGTGAAGGCGCTGGTGGCGCAGCCGCTGGTAGTCGACGATTCGCCCGTGGTCGGGGTATTGGGTGCGGCCATGGTCGACGAGCCGGGGCCCGGCGTGCTCGGTGCCATCGCCGAGGTCGCGCGCTACGCGTGCGGGCAGATCGAGCTCGCCGAACTCGATGCCTCGAGGGCTCGGTTGGACCGCGCCGAGGTGCGGGCGCTCCGGGCGCAGATCAGCCCGCACTTCATCTACAACGCACTGGGCACCATCGCGTCGTTCGTCCGTACCGATCCCGATCGGGCCAGGGAACTGGTGCTCGAGTTCGCCGATTTCACTCGATATTCGTTCCGCAATGCAGGCGAGTTCACCGTGCTCGCGGACGAACTTCGCAACATCGACCGGTACCTGACGCTCGAGCGCGCACGCTTCGGTGATTCGTTGCAGGTCTCGTTGCAGGTCGCGCCCGAGGTGTTGGGGGTTGCGCTGCCGTTCCTCGCGCTGCAGCCGCTCGTGGAGAACGCCGTCCGGCACGGCCTGTCGGGCAAGGCCGACGGCGGTCGCGTGACGATCATCGCGGCCGACGAGGGCACCGACGCGGTGATCAGCATCGAGGACGACGGCGTGGGGATGGACCCCGAGGTGCTGCGGTCGGGCAGCCTGCACACCGAGGACGCGGCTCATGTCGGATTGGCGAACGTGGACGATCGGCTGCGGGCGGCCTTCGGAAACGACTACGGTCTCGTCGTGGACACCGCACCGGGCGCAGGCACCAAGGTGAGCATGCGCGTGCCGAAATTCAGGCCGGGTGTGCGGGCATGA